The Tamandua tetradactyla isolate mTamTet1 chromosome 8, mTamTet1.pri, whole genome shotgun sequence genome includes a window with the following:
- the KCNJ11 gene encoding ATP-sensitive inward rectifier potassium channel 11, translating to MLSRKGIIPEEYVLTRLAEDPAEPRYHARERRARFVSKNGNCNVAHKNIREQGRFLQDVFTTLVDLKWPHTLLIFTMSFLCSWLLFAIAWWLIAFAHGDLAPSEGDPVPCVTSIHSFSSAFLFSIEVQVTIGFGGRMVTEECPLAILILIVQNIVGLMINAIMLGCIFMKTAQAHRRAETLIFSKHAVIAVRHGRLCFMLRVGDLRKSMIISATIHMQVVRKTTSPEGEVVPLHQVDIPMENGVGGNSIFLVAPLIIYHVIDANSPLYDLAPGDLHHHQDLEIVVILEGVVETTGITTQARTSYLADEILWGQRFVPIVAEEDGRYSVDYSKFGNTVKVPTPLCTARQLDEDRSLLDALPLSARGPLRKRSVAVAKSKPKFSISPDSLP from the coding sequence ATGCTGTCCCGCAAGGGCATCATCCCGGAGGAGTATGTGCTGACGCGGCTGGCGGAGGACCCGGCAGAGCCCCGGTACCACGCCCGGGAGCGGCGGGCGCGCTTCGTGTCCAAGAACGGCAATTGCAACGTGGCCCACAAGAACATCAGAGAGCAGGGCCGCTTCCTACAGGACGTTTTCACCACCCTGGTGGACCTCAAGTGGCCGCACACGCTGCTCATCTTCACCATGTCCTTCCTGTGCAGCTGGCTGCTCTTCGCCATAGCCTGGTGGCTCATCGCCTTCGCCCACGGCGACCTGGCCCCCAGCGAGGGCGACCCCGTGCCCTGCGTTACCAGCATCCACTCCTTCTCCTCCGCCTTCCTCTTCTCCATCGAGGTCCAGGTGACCATAGGTTTTGGGGGGCGCATGGTGACCGAGGAGTGCCCGCTGGCCATCCTCATCCTCATCGTGCAGAACATCGTGGGGCTCATGATCAACGCCATCATGCTGGGCTGCATCTTCATGAAGACTGCCCAGGCCCACCGGCGGGCCGAGACGCTCATCTTCAGCAAGCACGCGGTCATCGCCGTGCGCCACGGCCGCCTCTGCTTCATGCTGCGGGTGGGCGACCTCCGCAAGAGCATGATCATCAGCGCCACCATCCACATGCAAGTGGTGCGCAAGACCACCAGCCCCGAGGGCGAGGTGGTGCCCCTCCACCAGGTGGACATCCCCATGGAGAATGGCGTGGGAGGCAACAGCATCTTCCTGGTGGCTCCGCTCATCATCTACCACGTCATTGACGCCAACAGCCCACTCTATGACCTGGCACCCGGCGACCTGCACCACCACCAGGACCTTGAGATCGTCGTCATCCTGGAAGGCGTGgtggaaaccactggcatcaccACCCAGGCTCGCACCTCCTACCTGGCAGACGAGATCCTGTGGGGTCAGCGCTTTGTGCCCATTGTGGCCGAGGAGGACGGCCGCTACTCCGTGGACTACTCCAAGTTTGGCAACACAGTCAAAGTGCCCACGCCACTCTGCACAGCCCGCCAGCTTGATGAGGACCGCAGCCTGCTGGatgccctgcccctctctgcccGCGGGCCCCTGCGCAAGCGCAGTGTGGCCGTGGCCAAGTCCAAGCCCAAGTTTAGCATCTCTCCGGATTCCCTGCCCTGA